One region of Mangifera indica cultivar Alphonso chromosome 3, CATAS_Mindica_2.1, whole genome shotgun sequence genomic DNA includes:
- the LOC123210415 gene encoding myb-related protein 306-like, with protein sequence MGRPPCCDKIGVKKGPWTPEEDIILVSYIQEHGPGNWRSVPTNTGLLRCSKSCRLRWTNYLRPGIKRGNFTDHEEKMIIHLQALLGNRWAAIASYLPQRTDNDIKNYWNTHLKKKLKKLQTGVDGQNQDVLSSSQQVSKGQWERRLQTNIHMAKQALCEALSLDKSSSFPADSKPSTNIHHPYTTPYQGSTYASSAENISKLLEKWMKIPTKTPQTNSETTQDSFNNAVATTGSNSSEGAASATTPEGFDSLFSFNSSNSDASQSMSVDETTTTTVNLTPDTSLFQDESKPNLETHQVPLTLLEKWLFDESASQGNEDIINMSLEDSATLF encoded by the exons ATGGGTAGGCCTCCTTGCTGCGATAAGATCGGTGTCAAGAAAGGACCTTGGACTCCTGAAGAAGATATCATCTTGGTCTCTTATATTCAAGAACATGGACCTGGGAATTGGAGATCCGTACCGACTAATACAG GTTTGCTTAGATGTAGTAAGAGCTGCCGGCTTAGATGGACAAATTATCTCCGGCCAGGAATTAAACGCGGTAACTTCACCGATCATGAAGAGAAGATGATCATCCACCTGCAAGCTCTTTTGGGGAACAG ATGGGCAGCCATTGCTTCCTATCTTCCTCAGAGAACAGACaacgatataaaaaattattggaataCCCATTTGAAGAAGAAGCTGAAAAAGCTTCAAACGGGCGTCGATGGACAAAACCAAGATGTGTTGTCCTCTTCACAACAAGTCTCAAAGGGTCAGTGGGAGAGAAGGCTCCAAACGAACATTCACATGGCGAAACAAGCGCTTTGTGAGGCTTTATCTCTTGACAAATCAAGCTCTTTTCCAGCTGACTCAAAGCCTTCAACAAACATCCATCATCCTTATACAACTCCTTATCAGGGTTCTACCTATGCGTCAAGCGCTGAAAACATATCCAAATTGCTTgaaaaatggatgaaaattcCAACAAAAACACCTCAAACAAACTCAGAAACCACTCAGGATTCGTTCAACAACGCTGTTGCAACAACAGGTTCGAACTCTAGTGAAGGGGCGGCAAGTGCTACCACACCTGAAGGTTTTGACTCACTGTTTAGCTTCAACTCTTCTAACTCAGATGCCTCTCAATCGATGTCGGTGGACGAGACGACGACAACGACGGTCAATTTGACACCTGATACAAGCCTCTTTCAAGATGAAAGCAAGCCCAATTTGGAGACTCATCAAGTCCCTCTAACTTTGCTAGAGAAATGGCTCTTTGATGAAAGTGCCTCTCAGGGTAATGAAGACATAATTAACATGTCATTAGAGGATAGTGCCACGTTGTTTTAG